A genomic window from Halorubrum lacusprofundi ATCC 49239 includes:
- a CDS encoding thiamine pyrophosphate-binding protein: MDTDESQSGTDPSAVDAPTVAEAVVDCMLDRGIDVAFGIPGKQTLPLNRALGERDARFVVARHETAVTHQAWGYAETSDPGAMAASIVVPGPGDMNAMNGLKNALNDCVPLLHLAVETEREVRGGDGIHETPPETYDTVVKENVLVDSPAGAVPAVAEAIRVAREHPQGPVRVGIPKDVLASRTPQPAIGDREPAAPPDPPADAVDRAADLLAGAGSPVILAGGGVRRAGASDSLRAIAERLDAPVVTTYKGKGTLPETHPLSAGVLCGGSSTELRDLLADADRGLVVGSDLDAVATASWSVSLPDSLIHVTLDGDDIGFGYEADLGIVADADRFLQALGDRLGDEEEEMLASEPAGSASHPESPGAARADAVRSADRERFAALADERSANDPLRSVEVLREVREALPAEAVVTADAGGFRLWTLVSFPAAGPSRYVNPGSWATMGTGLPSAIGAKLANPDRDVVALTGDGGLMMCVHELHTLAAEGIDVTVVAFTNDDYAIISEEASRSYDLPAGAYGWAETAIDLVAVASGMGVRAERVTDRDAVGEALTSALAHDGPALIEVATDPDEPQASEWMTRER, encoded by the coding sequence ATGGACACGGACGAGTCCCAGAGCGGTACGGATCCGAGCGCGGTCGACGCTCCGACCGTCGCCGAGGCGGTCGTCGACTGCATGCTCGACCGCGGGATCGACGTCGCCTTCGGGATCCCCGGCAAGCAGACGCTCCCGCTGAATCGGGCGCTCGGCGAGCGCGACGCCCGGTTTGTCGTCGCGCGCCACGAGACGGCCGTGACTCATCAGGCGTGGGGATACGCTGAGACGAGCGATCCCGGAGCGATGGCGGCGTCGATCGTCGTCCCCGGCCCCGGCGATATGAACGCGATGAACGGGCTGAAAAACGCCCTGAACGACTGCGTCCCTCTCCTCCACCTCGCGGTCGAGACCGAACGAGAGGTCCGCGGCGGCGACGGGATCCACGAGACGCCGCCCGAGACGTACGACACGGTCGTCAAGGAGAACGTCCTCGTCGACTCGCCGGCCGGTGCGGTCCCCGCCGTCGCCGAGGCGATCCGGGTCGCCCGCGAGCACCCGCAGGGACCCGTCCGCGTCGGGATCCCAAAAGATGTACTCGCGAGCCGGACGCCCCAGCCGGCGATCGGGGACCGAGAGCCGGCCGCGCCGCCGGACCCGCCCGCGGACGCGGTCGATCGCGCGGCCGACCTCCTCGCTGGAGCCGGTTCGCCGGTGATTCTCGCGGGCGGCGGCGTCCGGCGCGCGGGCGCGAGCGACTCGCTCCGCGCGATCGCCGAGCGCCTCGACGCCCCGGTCGTCACGACTTATAAAGGAAAGGGGACGCTTCCCGAGACGCACCCCCTCTCCGCGGGCGTGCTCTGTGGCGGATCGAGCACGGAGCTCCGCGATCTCCTCGCCGACGCGGACCGCGGGCTCGTCGTCGGCTCCGACCTCGACGCGGTCGCGACCGCCTCCTGGTCGGTGTCGCTGCCTGATTCCCTGATTCACGTCACGCTCGACGGCGACGATATCGGCTTCGGCTACGAGGCAGATCTCGGGATCGTCGCGGACGCTGACCGATTCCTGCAGGCGCTCGGGGACCGGCTGGGAGACGAGGAGGAGGAGATGTTGGCCAGTGAGCCGGCGGGCTCGGCTTCGCATCCTGAGTCGCCCGGCGCCGCCCGTGCCGACGCGGTCCGGTCCGCAGACCGAGAGCGATTCGCCGCGCTCGCTGACGAGCGCAGCGCCAACGATCCCCTCCGTTCCGTCGAGGTCCTCCGCGAGGTCCGCGAAGCGCTCCCAGCAGAGGCGGTCGTCACCGCGGACGCCGGCGGGTTCCGGCTGTGGACGCTCGTCTCGTTCCCCGCGGCTGGCCCCTCGCGGTACGTGAATCCGGGATCGTGGGCGACGATGGGGACCGGGCTCCCGTCGGCGATCGGCGCCAAACTCGCGAACCCCGACCGCGACGTGGTCGCCCTCACCGGTGACGGCGGCCTCATGATGTGCGTTCACGAGTTGCACACGCTGGCCGCGGAGGGGATCGACGTGACCGTCGTCGCGTTCACCAACGACGACTACGCGATTATCAGCGAGGAGGCGTCGCGGTCGTACGACCTCCCGGCGGGCGCGTACGGCTGGGCGGAGACCGCGATCGACCTCGTCGCCGTCGCATCCGGGATGGGCGTCCGCGCCGAGCGGGTGACCGATCGAGACGCGGTCGGCGAGGCCCTCACATCGGCGCTGGCCCACGACGGACCGGCTCTGATCGAGGTCGCCACCGATCCGGACGAGCCACAGGCGAGCGAGTGGATGACGCGGGAACGCTGA